In one Nicotiana sylvestris chromosome 8, ASM39365v2, whole genome shotgun sequence genomic region, the following are encoded:
- the LOC104237740 gene encoding non-functional pseudokinase ZED1-like, whose translation MHHLRGLKRKLISSSASAEKLKKEQYLKNGGALLEEFIALCDGKCQIPLSYFSATEIERAIKHLENTMEIFNSHIVMASLDNRRVLMRFVPPEHFENLNNICRDIAVTSQMSHLKNVLKLVGCCLELPEPVLVYEYVDAISLENLLFKKCNAKKSVSWERRLRIANEVSSTIVYLHSEFTTPIIHRDIKPSNVIIDQNNSVAKIMNFSYSISLPPGELEVEDVVCGTYWFVDPEYMVSGVVTQKTDVYSFGVLLFQLLTRKKVSMIDGKMKDYEQLPNCVEYNIEECNVMDIVDPTILAEERGIDIQQLLDDYLDLVKRCTLSKGEDRPYMIDVAKELRRIEKCFRVLTQGLH comes from the coding sequence ATGCATCACTTAAGGGGACTCAAGAGGAAACTAATATCATCCTCTGCCTCTGCAGAAAAGCTGAAAAAAGAGCAGTATTTAAAGAATGGAGGTGCACTGCTAGAGGAGTTTATTGCTTTATGCGacggaaaatgccaaattcccCTCAGTTACTTCAGTGCCACAGAAATCGAGAGGGCAATAAAACACCTTGAAAATACCATGGAGATCTTCAACAGTCATATAGTTATGGCCTCACTGGATAACCGTCGTGTTTTAATGAGGTTCGTCCCACCAGAACATTTTGAAAATCTCAATAATATATGCCGAGATATAGCAGTTACTTCTCAGATGAGTCATCTCAAGAATGTGCTAAAACTTGTTGGTTGCTGCCTAGAGCTTCCGGAACCAGTTCTTGTGTATGAATATGTTGATGCTATATCTCTTGAAAATTTACTTTTCAAGAAGTGTAATGCTAAAAAATCAGTTTCTTGGGAACGCAGATTGCGTATTGCCAATGAGGTTTCTTCAACAATTGTTTATCTCCATAGTGAATTTACTACGCCAATCATCCATAGAGATATAAAGCCATCGAATGTGATTATAGATCAGAATAACAGTGTTGCCAAAATAATGAACTTCTCATACTCCATATCATTGCCTCCGGGAGAATTGGAAGTAGAAGATGTTGTTTGTGGAACATATTGGTTTGTAGATCCTGAATATATGGTCTCGGGAGTTGTTACTCAAAAGACTGACGTCTACAGCTTCGGAGTTCTTCTCTTCCAGCTATTAACCAGAAAGAAAGTGAGTATGATTGATGGCAAGATGAAAGATTACGAACAATTACCCAACTGTGTCGAATATAATATTGAAGAGTGTAATGTAATGGATATAGTGGATCCTACCATTTTGGCCGAAGAGCGTGGAATTGATATTCAACAACTATTGGATGACTACTTAGATCTTGTTAAGAGATGTACGCTCTCGAAGGGTGAAGATAGACCATACATGATTGATGTTGCAAAGGAATTACGTCGAATTGAGAAGTGTTTTCGTGTCCTCACTCAAGGTCTGCATTAG